CTGAAGCTATTTGACAGTTTTGTGTCGAGGGTACCAATCCACAAACCAAATCCTAGCACTTGTAAAAAAATTTGTGCACACTTTCTGTGCGTAACTCTTTCAGAATGTGAGACTATTACGTATAGACTGACATTTTCTTACAGCTGGCACCATTACTGCTGCCTAAAATTGTGTAACTTACACAGTGGTTCTTTGGGCTGTGCTTCCTATTACCATGTGGGAAGAACTTTCTCACAAGGACTGATGAAAGCAGAGGCTTTTCTGTTTAATCATTACAGTTTTGTTGATGGCCCATTGtctttgttcagttttggaTCAGTTAAGGCAGTAGCAAAACTCCTCCTAACTGCATattgcaggatcaggccctaGATGTTCTTTCTTGCCGTTAACTGTTTCACGCTTCTGTATATTTGTATAGGAAGCTTGTGCTAATTTGAGAATCCAGTGGGGATGTTTTATGACTGAGagtattaatttttaactttagATCTTGGTTTTGTAGAATTAAGTCTTGTGGATAATATATAGactttccattttaatgtatttatatagtTATGTAtattgtgtatgtgtgtgtgtatatataaatatatatatacatgcagtAAAACTCTACTTGCTGTTAAGAGTTTGTTGGATAccagaaatatatatacacatacacagagaaCTTAAGATAGtaaagatgcttttaatttaaGAATCAAGTTTTAAGATTCCTTTGTATCTTCTGACCAGCTGTagttaaattaataaaacttaAGAGCTACAAAAATTGTCCCAAGCTAGATGATTGGATGAGGTATATTAACTAGGTAAAAATTGTCTGAGTTTGTAGCTAAAAAAAGTACCACCAAACAGAGTTGTTATTTTGGTATAATAATGCAATGACTCTTTGAGTCATTGCATTACAACAAATTTAATCATTATAGTCAATCTGTCAATTAATAGATTGTCTGAAGTCTACTTTTGCAGTAAGCCTGAAGAATCAGCTGCCAAGCAAGGCAGCATCCTGAGGGCTTCTGGTGACCTAGACCTTGAGATGATGCAAGTTCTTTAAAGTActctgtttgctgtgttttctgtgaagTTCACATATTGCCAGGGCAGTCATTTTCCAATCACTGCTTTCAGGATGGGTGTTGCATTTTAACTAAATAAACATCTGCAATTGAAATGCAATGTGAaatgggggggggtgggggtgaaccccaccaaaaaaacccacccaaaaccaaaaaaacaaagtaacaacaagatattttaatttccgAGCTTTTATTAGAGACTTTTGCTGCGGACTCGTGACTGTAAAATTCTCTTCCTACAGGCTTCTGCAAAATTGTGGAATTGTGGTATTCACAGGGCATTaagaattttcaaaatatattctaaGATTTGTACTAATTGTTGCTAAGTTACATGGCTGCTGATTGTAAAAAAAGGACCAATGTGCATTTTTGCATGGGTGATAAGAGGGAAGTATCTACTTTTCCAAGCTTTAGGTATTATACCGTGAAATGAGACTCCTTTTCACATGATGGCTAATCCAGTCATAATAGCTGGCGATTTTTGTATACACACCAGGGTGACCTGCCTCCCCACAGTTCTCACCCCAACTCACAACACCCCAGACATACGCCACGTTTTCTGCATCAAAACAGACCAAAGGTCCTCCTGAATCGCCTTTGCAGCTGTCTGTAGAGCCATCATAAGTACctgaagcaaaagaagaaataaaaggcagaaaaataagttCATATACACTCTAGCACACAAAACAGAGCTCAGAAGTTTTTTCCAGGTCCATGTCACTTCCTGACAGATGTTTGCCTAATGGTCACCAGTAAAGGGGGTTCTTGACCTCTTTGGTCTCTTCTCATTTCAAGTGTGGGGCCTCTCTTTACATTTGTGGCTGGCCCAAATGCTCCTCACTTGCTCTGATGTCAGTGATGTGGGTCTTGTTTTCCCCTGTGCAATAGAGAATTCAGCCATATCGCCTATTATACCATTAAAAGTAGCTcataaaaagtgaagaaaagcaggaggtAAAAGGTAAAAAGATTTGTAGGCTGATTCCTATGGCAATGAAGGTATCATGATATGCGTATGCCTACGTGCCTGCATTTGGTGTCCCCTCTACCCAATAATTTGTTGGCCAGTTTCATCTGTGCAGAGCTGTACGGAGAGGCAGAGGCCTCAAAATTTCCTCTATCAGCTTTATGAAAATAGGTCCAGAGCATGTGAATGCTGGGATGGGAGAGAGAGCAACTGTCTGTAGGTGCTCTCGTTGCAAGGTCTTGGTCACAGTGTGGACCTTTGCAATACTAGATAGCAGCCCTGAGGCACAAGTGTGTCAGATCCTGCACTCTTCATCAGTTTCAATGCTCACAGAACTACTTGTTTGCAATACAGCAAATACAGCACTcttgaaaaaaggaattaagagTGAAAGATGTGATCTAAACAGAAATAGTGTTGCAGACCTGGAATATGATTTATGCTTTGTCTTATATCCTCAGTAAATGTTTATTAATTTCTAACACCCTTACTACACTTTTCTGCTGCGTTGATTGGCCTCATATGAAGGAGACCATACTAAGCATGAGTCtccaagttttaaaaatgtaaccCCTTTCTTCAGTCCCTACATTACTAAGAAAGAGTTTTGTGAACTTTTCAGAGTTGGAATTACTAATCCTGTAAAACAAGATTTCACTGCCTTTATtcaatttaattaatatttgctTGTGTAACTAACTCCTTCGGATACTAGCCCTTAATTCCCAAGTTTGTATTTGCATCAGGGAGCAGAAGCTAACCCCAGATACCTCTTTCATGATGTTTCCCCATATGATACTGTCTTTGTTCGCTTCTGTTAAAGTATGATCACTTGAAATATCTTGAAAATCGAGGTAAGTTTTGGAACTTGCACAGTAGACAAACCTAGTATCTTATAGATCTCATGCTGAATTTATCACAAATTATTTGGCTTTTATATCTATTTTACTGTCAAGACAATATTTATATAAACTACTTTACTTTTTGATTTAAAGAACACTTGAAACTATCTGTCCTGTAAGTTGAATGCTCATTGCTCTTTTAAGTCATGTATTTGGCAATACCTTTTGTTACTTGAGAAGCAAAAAATGTGTATTCAAAATCCTTATTTTAGTACTAGGAGTGACAACCAGTTTCCTAGCCAGACTAATCCTAGTCTGAAAAGTTAATCATATTTTTCCTGGGGTAGTGTGGTAATAGCAAATGTCTAAGCAGATGAATAGTCACTTTCTAAGTAACAGGACTACTAATGTGGTCTAAGACAGGCATGTGCTTAAATATGTTGCTGAATCAGAATCAAATATAGTAAAGGTAGGAAGTTCTGTGGGCTGTAAAGTGCTTGAGTGTTTAGAAAACGTAACTCAAATTGCATGTCGAAATTTGCCCTCATAATCATAGAAACTTGGCATACAGTCTTCTTAACTATGTTTATAAGTAGATATATAATGGTGGATGCATCTAGACTCCAGTGGCTAGCATTTGGCTAGTGGTGATAATGTGGCAATTGGTTTACTGGCTTTCCCAAGTCTAAAAGATTCCCAGCCTGTATGTCTGACCTTATAAACAGTGGGTTTGATGCTAGAGAAATTATAGTAAGAAAACTGATGCTTGCCTGCACATgccatttgtttaaaaaatcgTCCTGGATACAATTCGGAACAGttatgaaataaattaacattGCCCCACTTGAGGATATATTGCTTGGTATAacctagaaaagaaaagaataagcttttctaaattaaaaatggtATGTACATATTAGACACTTTTAATATCATAAAATTGAAAGTTATATATTTACTTATCTACAGAATACAATCTTCAGTATTATAAACCAGAGACCTTAAACTGCCAGTAACGCTTACCCCATATGAATTGCAGTACATTGGTCACAAACCCAGAGTGGTTTAATTGCAGTGTTAAATACAGTACTTTCATTTTGTGACATTTTcaccctttccctttccttgtcttcctcattttttttcctgtgttttccacATCAAGGTTTTCAGACACTGAGAAACGGGTATATTACTTTCTATGAAATGGAGATGTGGCTCTGATCATccttgttactttttttttttccccaattctACTCTATCTTTTTGGGATGAGATATTGGGACGAGATATTGAAGATACATGTATTCACAAGGTTAAGGAGACTCTCTGGTTTGTTCTCTGTCTGCTAGTAAATCCCAACTTTGGATTTGCTTTATAGACTGCTACTGAGTATGGACAGGAGAAGCCCCACAAGATGTGTTAGCTCCAATGCCAGGCTGTAATCACAGCAGTACAAAACAAATGCTTCCCAAATCTTTGAAAGCGTGATTACATTTGGCTTACCTGTCTGCAGCCATCTCTGGACTCAAACACAACTGAGACAAGATGTGCAGAGTTTCCTAACTGTTGGCTGCAGCTCAGATCCTCTTGGACAGGGGAGAGAGGGCAGGCTGTGActatgggtctctgtgggcTACTAACCACACTTGTTAAATATCGTTACCAGGCTTCCACAGCTATATAAATCTTAGATTGGCAAAAGGAACATTTCTTATTGTCAGGGTCGTTTCCAACCAGGGGTGTGCTCCAGATTGATTTACtaagcagctgaagcagcagaggaagcagtACAGAAAAGAGAACCAACAGTGATAGCTGAATGCTGAACCACAGCCTATGTTTTCTGTACTCAGTCTCTTCTGAGTACTTTGTGCATAACTACTCTCCAGCCTTTTTAATATGAAAGCTTACCACAATCGGAAAACACACGATACAAACAATACATTCTTTTAGTAAGCACCAAAGCAAATACCTTTCTCTAGTCCCCATCCAGAAATCTTGCATCTGTCACCAGCCTTGAACATATGCTCTGACCAGGGGATACAGGCAGGTGTGCTGTAATCCAGGGAGCATTCTCCTTTCCCAGAACCTCTCAGCTCCAGCAAAGCAATGTCATTTTCATAAGTTGATGCATTATAATTTTCATGGATTATCAGTCGGTTTAGTCTTAAAGTATCTGTCTCTCTGTCGTACAGTATTGTATCCAACAGTCCGACCCAGACACGGTACAGATGAACTCGATTTGCCCTCAAAAAAACCAGTGAAATAAAAGATGGTTTGGTACTTAACACAAGCACTGTACCTTTCAACTAGTTGTAAACTTTTGCATTTTATCAAATTTTCTCTAGAATAAAAATTcttattatatacatatacttTCTTTCTGGTGATGTCTTTCCGATGTCCATGTTTTTATGAAGTATAGCAAATGCAAGGCAGATGATGCTAACTGCACTGCAACTAATACAGAAAAAACTGTTAAAGGCCAGGCTCTGTGTTTAGTGCTGTGACAGGAAACAGGTGTTTATGCCTTTCTGATTTCAAGTGAAAGAAGTGAGCAGATGTGGATGGGCTGCTGGGATTGGCAGATCTTCCCTGTATCCTCTTGCTTGTTCTGCGGCATATGTGACCCCAGGGACAGTCTCAGGGAACAGAACCTGGACTTCTCCAAGGCAGAGATGGGAAAGAGAGGAGGTCCCTTGTATCTTCCTTTCAAAGTGGTTATGGCAAACCTTTCCTGCCTGCCTACTATCTGACTGAAGAATGCTGTGTCTCTTCAAACTCGttgcatttttatctttctattCACTGCCAAAATAGTCTACTTTCTGTGAATTTTCCCCATCATTAATGTAAGTCAGTGTTTTGAATTGTTTAGGCAAATAAGAATTAGTAAACAGGTAGCTAAGAAAGGGAATAATAGCTAAATCAGTCTTTCAGacttgcaagaaaaaataatttcctagtTTGTTGTTTTTACCTGACACAGTGTGCAGCAGTCAGAACCCAACAGCCACCAATATAAACCCCTCCACAGTACACTGTTGCACCTTCATTGCTAGTATCTTTAATTGCCACTTGCCAAGGGAATTCACCCTATTCAAACAACAAACACCCAAATAATGAGAAATCATAACAATTGTACTACTTTTAGTGCATAAAGAGAAACATATTTCTTGGTATCACCTCATCTCCAATTGACTATATCCAGTTGTAAATAAGACACCTGCTGTGCAGAACTGTGAATCAAGCACCATCAGATATAAGGGATAAATATACTAAAACGCAGTAATTTTATTCAGTCTTCTAACTCTGTGCAATGCCTCCTCCATCGAGGTTTTTGTTGTGGCGCTCGTTATAGCCAGAGAAGTAGATATAAAATCCAACCTGGTATGACCAAGTATAGCATTTTTGACTGTGTTCTGTTTCAAAGGCACAAATATAAATTCCATATTGTCAGAATTCTTATTTCTGCCTATAGTATTAAGTATTTTGCTGAATCATTTTCAGTGTGTACTTGTAGTGTAATGCTCTATTTTGCAAGCCCGTGTTTTACTTTATACATTGTGCCTCTCTTTCCTTCAGTGCAATGCCACTACTCCTGCAAAATATGAAATTACTGtacattttaacagaagaaCAATAATGCCTATTTAAATTGATGATGAATGAATTCACGGATggtaatgttattttttacctttcttgCAGTCTCTCCACCTATAATTCTTTTCCGGCGAGTTAGTGTGTGATTTGTAAGACCACAGTGTACTTTGGGAAGAAGTGTCTTtatcatttttctctctttaacaaaaaggaaaaatgtatctCAGAAGTCAGGTATCCATTCTCTCTATTTGGAGACAGGTTTATCTTGAAAAATGAGTATTGTGAATATGCCAGtagcaggaaagcaaaacccaaaaatttTGGCATCtgtttttgctttgaaaattgcTTGTGTCTTAGCATCacattatttctcttcatttcccactgctgcttAAATTCAGgagaataattttaaagcagttccCCTAGACTTGCTGAGAGTATACCTCCACCAGTTGCCAAAACATAGAGATGTGGCTCCTCAGCCAGGATGGATTATTATGGCATTATTGAAATTAGTGGAAAGCAAGACTTACTAAGTCTCAGTAAATCACAAAGTCCAGGTATCTGAGTGTTCTGGATCTGGCCAGCTGGCTGGTAGCTAGAATGCCACTAATAAGAGGGTATGCTGCTGGTTTTGGAGGGTTAGTCACACTTACCTTCATCCATACTGTGATTTTCAGCCCTTATCTTTGCCTCGTCTTTACCTGTAGTAGAATaacaaaatactaaaaatactgGCAAACATTTAAATTTGTTCTATTACTTGAATATATGTTTGTGTGACAAAATCCTGGGAcatgttttaaatgcataaGGGCACACCATTTCACATGGACAGCAATACCCTCTCAGCCTGGTGAGGCTGTTTCCTTTCCTACTATACACTCTTTGGCTGCCTCAGCCTACAAATAACCTATATCCAGCAGATACCAATTTGTAACTGCATGACATCTTCTCTGCCTTCCATGCGTAGGGAGCCCTTCTGCAAAGAAACCctgagaaatggcttttttttgggggggttgaTCTCTAAAGTCATATGCCATTCTACACCAGGAAACAATGaaaattcctcctcctgccccatcaACTTTTTTGAGCTTTCTAAAGCCCAAAGGAGCATTAGGTAACAGgattttcccccccccccccatttagATGATGCTGTTGTATACTGTGTGCCTCCTTTAACAGGGTAGGGAAGGGTATTCAACATGAGAGGTAAATTAAATGCTTCCTGAATCTGGTTTGTCAGCTTTTATTCAAACAAAATGCCCATTGAATTCAGTTCCTAAATGGAAGTTGAGGGTTGGGTCTGTTCTCATATTACTGGCTGTAATGTTTACATTTAGAGTTCAGTTTACCTTTACCAATAGTATTTACTTTTTGGCTTTAGACTTTGTCTCTTAtcagagcaaggaaaaacattctaatttcaaaccaaaacaaaatcttttcaaCAGTGAGGGAAACAGCCGGGAAGAATCATTATAATGACAAACTAGTTGAATTCCTCATCTGTGAGGAAAATATTCCTGCCTGTCTTGTCTATGCTTTCTTCATAAATACAGGATGCCAATTTGATAGATGGCCACATAACCAAAAGACATAATTTGCCTTAAACCTCATAAAACATCACCTGTTTCTTccatcctttccttttcttgctatTCTTTTCtagaaggaaagggaggaaaactaCACAACCTTTTCTTCTTACTATGCATAACATAACACCGGGAAGACTAATTCTTGCATGCATTTGGTTTTGCTAATCTGTTAAATTAATAATATGCATTGTGAAGTCTCTAGTTATCATTGAGCAGAATgagagggaagaaacaaaagcatttttcagaaggaaaccTGCACAGAGAACTTGAGCTTCATCCTCTCCTGTGAGGCAGTCAATTTCTTTGTTGCAGACATTCTTATTTGGAATACAGATATCTGACCGACAGTGGAAACTGTTGTCTCTGCACTCTGTAACACAGAATTACAAACGTAAATCGCAGGATGATATGACACAGCAACCTCACATAGTTAgggagcttttaaaaatgtaaacacaaTATAATATCCATGTTAGGGGGGACTTGGCTGTTCATAAATAGATCACAAAAGCAGGCTCTATAAGTATAAACCAAAATGAATACTTGGATCTCCTCAGTTTATAATCTCGAAGTTTTAAGGCTTCAAAAATGCAGATCTCTGTTACCAGTTCAGTTTTGTACTTCTAAACTTGGAATCACTCCTTACCAGCTTCAGCCACAACACATGCCCACACTCAACCTCAGCCAAAGGACCTCCAGTTTTGGCAGCATTACTAATTATCTCAAATGAGAAGTTTACGATGCTTGGGTCAAATTTTCCCCTCTGAAGTCAGAGTCCGAACTGTCTTTTGGTTGAATGAGCTAGGTGCAGGGTTAGGAATCAAGAGTCCTATTTTGAAGACACTGGATTTAATAACTTACTTCTAAAATTCTTGATTATAAACGTTATTTTAAACCTGAGAACTTTAAATTCTTATGATCACTTTGTATGTTatcaaaaggaaagcagtgcTTGAATTTATCGcgaggttttttttaagctacttTATAATTTTATGTCAGTCTACTATTTAAGGATATActcttcagtaaaaaaataagataGCTCTCTAAAAGTAACCCTCTATCCCCATATGATCTGAAGACCATTCACCTTAgttgaaatacttcttttgatTCCAGGAAACATTGTTTTCAGCCAATACAGCTGAAACAGCACTATTTTGGTCAAGTGGAATCTGAATAAATGTTCTCTAAATATATGAAGCCACaggtattcttttttttttttttttcctaaaatgccTGTGACTAGGTTTCCAtgattttcagattaaatttaCTGACAATTGTAAAACTACAAAATTAAGGTTCTTTAGGAATAGTGATAGGATTTGTAACCCACATTATCATTTGGCACCCAAACCCCAACTTCTGAATGTATTCTTCTGCATTCAGGTCATGCTAGATCCATTCCATGGTTCTAATCAAAATCTTTACAGCTGGAAGTGCGGATGCTGAAAGAATGACTGCTCATGAACAAGCAACATGACAGGAACGGTTCGCAGGTATTCTATGGATAAACTTGCATTAATAAAGTTAAGAGACATCTTACTTTGCTTTAAAGATAGTTCATTGGAAAAACAGTGTCTTTGTTTAATTACTACTGATTTTTCTCAGctaaacatacatttttattctaacaCAACTCATTTTTTTGTGTCAATGTTTTAACAACCTCCTAAATAATCTCATTGTATTTGCTCATCCTCCAAGGACATCCAGATTCTCAGAGACCACTTGCCTGCTTCAAACAAGTATATTATGCCTATGTTTTTTCACCTATGTACACATAAATTATGGTTTGATTGCTTTAATGTAGTGACTTATTGGAGAAGAGACTTTAGCTGTTACATCACTGTAAAAATTCTTTGGGGGTGGTTTTCTGCTGAAATGATTTTGAAATACCtgagaaaggaaattattaCCTCTGCAGCACAGTTCATCACTTAGGTCTCCACAGTCATTGATTCCATCACAGGTTTTGTCCAGAGAAATGCACTTCTTGTTGACACAACGAAACTCGCTATCTGAACAAGCTGTGCAGCACGATGGAAACAAAGTTAGTGCTGGAAACCTATAGATTTCCTATAGGTTCGTAATTGCCCAGGGAAGTATTCTGCTTGctcattttgttctttcagcagTTTGGCCTATCAACAGTAGGTATTTTGGGGCCCAGTAATGGGAATAGAAATCTTTCTTATTGTGTTAATTGCCTTCTCATGAAGTGTTCAATGTGACCActcattttcctcctccaaTATGCAGTAACCTGGCAAAAGGGAACTTCATTTCTTCTAGACAAGGACTAAACCAGAAATGATTGGTTCAAACCCACTGTAAATGATTCAAGTGATTAAGATGATGGATGTTCCCCCTCTAGAAGGAAGTCATCAGGAGTCCTTGAACTCCTACTTCTGTGGCACAAGATAAAACCCGAGATGATTCATAGCTGTCCTTACCAGCAGCACCTCAGGCTGATCCTTATCAGTGCTAAAGAAAGCCCACTATAGAGAATAGAAAGCTGTCAGAAGTCAAGCCAATGACTTGATTCCCCTTACATCAGTGAGAAGTTGAGGAGTCCTGACACTCCCCAGAAGACACGAGCAGTTCCACTACAGTCACATTTGTCTGCCTTCAGTGCTACTAGTGTCCTCATTGTTCTCCCTCATAGACAAAGCAGTGAGTATGTGGAGTAACCCAGGAGAGGTAAGACTTGCGGGATACAATATGCCTTGGTATTCTTAGAGGACTGGAGGAACAAACAGAACCATGGATGAAATACATTTACTTTGGGGAGGTATCtgtaaaaatacttcaggaGTAACAGTGATTTTCCAAACTTATAAACTCAAAACCGTCTTGACTCAAGACTGCCTCAGTTGTTAAAGTCTGCAAAAggatgacttaaaaaaaatcaaagggtTTCAGTGCAGGTTTGCTGTAGCTGAGAGTTCAGCAAACTAGGTCCTTGTTACTTAACCTTAAAATGTAAGAACTCCAAATAGatgtaaaacttaaaaaacTACTAACCTCTGAGATTTTCATGGCACTGGAGGCTAACCAATCCCTCATTACTCTCTCTTGATTTCACCTCTATGTGACATTCAGCAAGACTTGTCTCTAGGCCCCTGCAAGTTATCTGCAGACAGTGCAATGAATTTAAAGCAGGTTCTGTGATGCTGGAATTGGCTTGGTAATATTCAGCACCTCTGTGAAGATACAAGTAATAATAACAAATTATATAATTTCACAATGGATTGTCCACTGCACATATTGAGGAAGCTCAGGCCACTGCAAGGCTGGGATTAATACATTTTATCATCTCCCTTGTTTTTACGTGAGTGGTATCCTCCTAATAGTGTCTGTGTCCCCC
The window above is part of the Strigops habroptila isolate Jane chromosome 7, bStrHab1.2.pri, whole genome shotgun sequence genome. Proteins encoded here:
- the CFI gene encoding complement factor I — encoded protein: MRMVSVFLLFLTLFCFCGSENAASNAEENQFQQAEPAQPAEQDTYLIGECLSNQYTHKSCEKVFCHPWERCVEGKCLCKLPYQCPKNGSSVCSTNGKYFRTYCQLKSYECQHPEAKFLHKGKCTSEETFSISLGHGDSSLLHVKPVNQKNDFFVCDSEWTMNEANVACNHLGFELGAEYYQANSSITEPALNSLHCLQITCRGLETSLAECHIEVKSRESNEGLVSLQCHENLRACSDSEFRCVNKKCISLDKTCDGINDCGDLSDELCCRECRDNSFHCRSDICIPNKNVCNKEIDCLTGEDEAQVLCAGKDEAKIRAENHSMDEERKMIKTLLPKVHCGLTNHTLTRRKRIIGGETARKGEFPWQVAIKDTSNEGATVYCGGVYIGGCWVLTAAHCVRANRVHLYRVWVGLLDTILYDRETDTLRLNRLIIHENYNASTYENDIALLELRGSGKGECSLDYSTPACIPWSEHMFKAGDRCKISGWGLEKGYTKQYILKWGNVNLFHNCSELYPGRFFKQMACAGTYDGSTDSCKGDSGGPLVCFDAENVAYVWGVVSWGENCGEAGHPGVYTKIASYYDWISHHVKRSLISRYNT